A genomic segment from Desulfonatronum lacustre DSM 10312 encodes:
- a CDS encoding response regulator, with protein MESRTVEENKSEYVGSVLLIEPDAGMARAMESELARGKFAVRVVRSHLGALGMIEDLREPHVVLVPAEATDIDGFDFVHLVRHRNRFLGQCLPIIMVGSGDNFARIARSDDGGIDDFLLRPYFPGELAWRVRKAWKVLEKRRQSASLEYMDTSSGILTPAGLKRAIHEELNKSFRKRACFSLAVIAFHRLEDVHLNYGLMMAEWMERDLSVKVRLSLRSYDRLGKIEFGRYCVLAPDVDREHLQMLSYRLSEQVRDWNESVSRNSHIRTPLEPKIRPLTVLPQFEPHHLTKAATLLWDWVEQHEGHVDIPRAEFSEIALTPKVVMERLLPGFSSGSGIPLDHPQRP; from the coding sequence ATGGAATCAAGGACCGTGGAGGAGAACAAGAGCGAATACGTCGGGTCCGTTCTCCTGATCGAACCCGATGCGGGCATGGCCCGGGCCATGGAGTCCGAATTGGCCAGGGGCAAGTTCGCCGTCCGCGTGGTCCGGAGCCACCTCGGGGCCTTGGGAATGATTGAGGATCTGCGAGAACCGCACGTGGTGCTCGTCCCGGCCGAAGCCACGGATATCGACGGGTTTGATTTCGTCCACCTGGTTCGACACCGCAACCGCTTCCTGGGGCAGTGCCTGCCGATCATCATGGTCGGTTCCGGGGACAATTTCGCCAGAATTGCTCGCAGTGACGATGGCGGGATCGACGATTTCCTGTTGCGTCCGTACTTTCCTGGAGAACTGGCCTGGCGGGTGCGCAAAGCCTGGAAGGTTCTGGAGAAGCGGCGCCAATCAGCCTCCCTGGAATACATGGACACGTCCTCCGGCATCCTGACCCCGGCCGGGCTGAAGCGCGCCATCCATGAGGAGTTGAACAAGTCGTTTCGTAAACGGGCCTGTTTTTCCCTGGCGGTGATCGCGTTTCATCGCTTGGAAGACGTGCATCTGAACTACGGGCTGATGATGGCCGAATGGATGGAGCGGGACCTCTCCGTTAAAGTCCGGCTTTCCCTACGCAGTTACGACCGGTTGGGCAAAATTGAGTTCGGGAGGTATTGTGTGCTGGCCCCGGACGTGGACCGGGAGCACCTGCAAATGCTGAGCTATCGCCTGAGCGAACAGGTCAGGGATTGGAACGAGTCCGTGTCCAGGAATTCCCATATTCGCACACCCCTGGAGCCGAAAATCCGCCCTCTGACCGTTCTTCCCCAATTTGAACCCCACCATCTGACCAAGGCCGCGACCTTGCTCTGGGACTGGGTAGAGCAGCATGAAGGCCATGTGGATATTCCCCGGGCCGAGTTTTCCGAAATTGCCCTGACCCCGAAGGTCGTCATGGAACGTCTTTTACCCGGCTTTTCATCCGGCAGCGGTATTCCGCTCGACCATCCGCAACGCCCATGA
- a CDS encoding ATPase, T2SS/T4P/T4SS family, translating to MTVAPTSPLQGEVLFRQGRFQDAVQSLLDEYRGGRKTFAVTTLLIQSMRALGQHREMADFLAKAVMESSLSMPEQAALYYQLGQALFQAKDMTQAKQAFWQAHRLNPNHPGLAEKLKAIGHRELRPQHRYSLLVSRGLLTEDQLAEMTQAAKDAGEDLDQYLLREVKLDKTVLGESLSAFYEVPFVPFDPNVDAPFELLEKRKLDPDYLKRSGWTPLAVDGNSITVLMANPFDHARLDEIRFIFGTSRIEPKVALALDIQGFIDLFYRSLGSEELMELGDSMEAQTDEELEADLDEETGVSDSEVVRLVNALLVEAWRRNASDIHIEPDPQNRYCTVRFRIDGSCHEFRKIRAGMAKPLISRVKIMAHLNIAERRLPQDGKIKMRLPELGKIVEFRVAILPTIENHEDVVLRVLASGKPLPLERLGMSDENLAKFKSSVYKPYGLIIVVGPTGSGKTTTLHSAISYINTPERKIWTAEDPVEITQEGLRQVQINPKIGLDFATTLRSFLRADPDVIMIGEMRDAETAHIGVQASLTGHMVFSTLHTNSAPETITRLLDMDLDPFNFADSLLCVVAQRLIKTLCPQCKEAYRPDKQEVDDLAKEFGPGFEQYIPMSREISLYRAKGCGQCNHGYRGRTGVHELMTSSTQIKNLIKRRGHTEEIRDQAVADGMLTLKQDALLKVLQGFTDMAQVRSVSGW from the coding sequence ATGACCGTCGCCCCGACCTCCCCATTGCAAGGCGAAGTGTTGTTTCGCCAAGGACGCTTTCAGGATGCGGTGCAATCCTTGCTGGATGAATATCGTGGAGGCAGGAAGACCTTTGCGGTAACCACCCTGCTGATCCAATCCATGCGTGCCCTGGGGCAGCACCGGGAAATGGCCGACTTTCTGGCCAAGGCGGTGATGGAATCCTCGCTTTCCATGCCCGAGCAAGCCGCGCTCTACTATCAGCTGGGTCAGGCCTTGTTCCAGGCCAAGGACATGACCCAGGCCAAGCAGGCTTTTTGGCAGGCCCATCGGCTGAACCCGAACCATCCGGGACTGGCAGAAAAATTGAAAGCCATCGGCCATCGGGAGCTTCGGCCGCAACACCGCTACAGCCTGTTGGTGTCCCGTGGCCTGCTGACCGAGGACCAACTCGCGGAAATGACCCAGGCCGCCAAGGATGCCGGCGAGGATCTGGACCAATATCTGCTCAGGGAAGTGAAGCTGGACAAGACCGTGCTGGGCGAGTCCTTGTCCGCGTTCTACGAAGTGCCCTTCGTGCCCTTTGATCCGAATGTCGACGCGCCCTTTGAACTGCTGGAAAAACGCAAGCTGGACCCGGATTACCTGAAACGTTCCGGCTGGACCCCGCTGGCTGTGGACGGCAACTCCATCACCGTGTTGATGGCCAACCCTTTTGATCACGCCCGGCTGGACGAGATCCGGTTCATTTTCGGCACCAGCCGGATCGAGCCCAAGGTCGCTCTGGCCTTGGACATCCAGGGTTTCATCGACTTGTTCTACCGCAGCCTGGGGTCCGAAGAACTGATGGAACTCGGGGACTCAATGGAGGCCCAGACCGACGAGGAACTTGAAGCGGACCTGGACGAGGAAACCGGGGTCTCGGACTCCGAGGTCGTGCGCCTGGTCAACGCCCTGCTGGTGGAAGCCTGGCGCCGCAACGCCTCTGACATTCACATCGAGCCCGACCCTCAGAATCGCTATTGCACGGTGCGCTTTCGGATTGATGGCAGTTGCCACGAATTCCGCAAGATCCGCGCGGGGATGGCCAAGCCGCTGATTTCCCGGGTCAAGATCATGGCCCATCTGAACATCGCCGAGCGTCGGCTGCCCCAGGACGGCAAGATCAAGATGCGCCTGCCCGAACTGGGCAAGATTGTCGAATTCCGGGTGGCCATCCTGCCGACCATCGAGAATCACGAAGACGTGGTTCTGCGTGTGCTGGCCTCGGGCAAGCCCTTGCCTTTGGAACGGCTGGGCATGTCCGACGAGAACCTGGCCAAGTTCAAGTCCTCGGTTTACAAGCCCTATGGGCTGATCATCGTGGTCGGGCCCACCGGTTCCGGAAAAACCACGACCTTGCATTCGGCCATCAGCTACATCAACACCCCGGAGCGCAAGATCTGGACCGCGGAGGACCCGGTGGAAATCACCCAGGAAGGGCTGCGCCAAGTTCAGATCAATCCGAAAATCGGCCTGGACTTCGCCACCACCCTGCGCTCTTTCCTCCGGGCCGACCCGGACGTGATCATGATCGGCGAGATGCGCGACGCGGAGACCGCGCACATCGGGGTCCAGGCTTCGCTGACCGGGCACATGGTCTTTTCCACCCTGCACACCAATTCCGCGCCCGAAACCATCACCCGTCTGCTGGACATGGATCTTGACCCCTTCAATTTCGCGGACTCCCTGCTCTGCGTCGTGGCCCAGCGCCTGATCAAAACCCTGTGCCCCCAGTGCAAGGAGGCCTATCGTCCGGACAAGCAGGAGGTGGACGACCTGGCCAAGGAGTTTGGGCCGGGCTTTGAGCAGTACATTCCCATGTCCCGGGAAATCTCCCTGTATCGGGCCAAGGGCTGCGGGCAGTGCAACCATGGGTACCGCGGCAGAACGGGGGTCCACGAACTGATGACCAGCTCCACGCAGATCAAGAACCTGATCAAGCGCCGCGGCCACACGGAAGAAATTCGGGACCAGGCCGTGGCCGACGGGATGCTGACCCTGAAGCAGGACGCCCTGCTCAAAGTGCTCCAGGGTTTCACGGACATGGCCCAGGTGCGCTCGGTCAGCGGATGGTAA
- a CDS encoding HD domain-containing protein, translating into MDMEAPVLALVGFAREHFPADAQDRANMALKLDHCLRVFQEAETITTREGLSPNATRRSLWAALFHDVGRFPQYVAYKTFDDRKSTDHGRLGVRTLKRRSLLESLDEQDRKAVLTAVILHNKRFLPPDLPDQAAVPARVVRDADKLDIFQVMLEHLRPGAWNNPVVTLGLRDEPGVCTDALVDQILARKLGDYARMRTLNDFRLLLCSWAFDLNFPASRQAVQERGYLNELLDELPDLPKIRRVRETVLFALERK; encoded by the coding sequence ATGGACATGGAAGCCCCAGTCCTTGCCTTGGTGGGCTTTGCCCGGGAACATTTCCCCGCTGATGCGCAAGACCGGGCCAACATGGCCCTCAAGCTGGATCACTGCCTGCGGGTCTTTCAGGAGGCCGAAACGATCACGACCCGGGAAGGCCTCTCCCCGAACGCGACCCGCCGGTCGCTGTGGGCCGCCTTGTTCCACGACGTGGGACGGTTTCCGCAGTACGTAGCCTATAAAACCTTCGACGACCGCAAATCCACGGATCATGGACGTCTCGGGGTCCGGACCCTGAAGCGACGCAGCCTGCTGGAATCCCTGGACGAACAGGACCGCAAAGCCGTGCTGACGGCGGTGATCCTGCACAACAAGCGCTTCTTGCCCCCTGATCTGCCGGACCAGGCCGCGGTCCCGGCCCGGGTGGTCCGGGACGCGGACAAACTGGACATCTTCCAGGTGATGCTTGAACATCTGCGTCCCGGCGCATGGAACAACCCGGTGGTCACCCTGGGATTGCGCGACGAGCCCGGCGTTTGCACGGATGCGCTGGTGGACCAGATTCTGGCCCGAAAACTGGGCGACTATGCCAGGATGCGCACGCTCAACGACTTCCGGCTGCTGCTGTGCAGCTGGGCCTTCGATCTGAACTTCCCCGCCTCCAGACAGGCCGTTCAAGAGCGCGGCTACCTGAACGAACTTCTAGACGAACTCCCGGACCTGCCCAAAATTCGTCGCGTGCGGGAAACCGTGCTTTTTGCTTTGGAACGGAAGTAA
- a CDS encoding LexA family transcriptional regulator has translation MKFDDFFKRASQVAEIGSQKDLANLLGIEPPAITLAKTRGVPKGWALTLSSMFGVNPEWLKTGIGPVYQADKHKTRYIPKVSARACAGIGSLDVRDNIVDEIPFDRKWVARKGRPEHMVVMDVVGDSMSPELEPGDSILLDQSQTGVLNNNLYVVGLADVLQIKRVQARPGLITLYSTNQRYQPVTLQGDEVETLRVIGRVLWSSRSYA, from the coding sequence ATGAAATTCGACGATTTCTTCAAACGCGCATCCCAGGTCGCCGAGATCGGCAGCCAAAAAGACTTGGCCAACCTCCTGGGCATCGAACCCCCGGCCATCACCCTGGCCAAGACGCGAGGCGTGCCCAAAGGCTGGGCACTGACCCTTTCCAGCATGTTCGGGGTGAATCCGGAGTGGCTGAAAACCGGAATCGGACCGGTGTATCAGGCCGACAAGCACAAGACCCGATACATCCCCAAGGTCTCGGCCAGGGCCTGCGCCGGCATCGGTTCCTTGGACGTGCGGGACAATATCGTCGATGAAATTCCTTTTGATCGGAAATGGGTCGCCAGGAAAGGCCGGCCGGAACACATGGTGGTCATGGACGTGGTCGGCGACAGCATGTCTCCGGAGTTGGAACCCGGCGACAGCATCCTGCTTGATCAAAGCCAAACCGGAGTTCTGAACAACAACCTCTACGTGGTCGGCTTGGCGGACGTGTTGCAGATCAAAAGAGTCCAGGCCCGTCCCGGCCTGATTACGCTTTACAGCACCAATCAACGCTATCAGCCGGTCACCTTGCAGGGCGACGAGGTCGAGACGTTGCGGGTCATTGGTCGGGTTCTGTGGAGCAGTCGGAGCTACGCCTGA
- a CDS encoding aminotransferase class I/II-fold pyridoxal phosphate-dependent enzyme: MHLKPFRLERYFAKYEFTAPFLLCTSDSESMSLGELLAMEPDAERRFQALWLGYTESLGDPELRREIAALYDTVSAEHVLVHAGAEEAIFNFMHVALEPGDHVVVHAPYYQSLGEVALSIGAHVVPWRGDPERGWALEIDDLVPLLTPRTKLVVVNFPHNPTGFLPSAAFVGELAALSKQHGFITFADEVYRGLELDPSRRLPGFVDLDERAVSLGVMSKAYGLAGLRIGWIATHDRELYRKMAAFKDYTTICNSAPSEFLAALALRNAAGIIQRNLEIVRSNLDTLDAFFAEHARWFDWQRPPAGTVAFPRLKGTDVDRFCADLVERAGVLLLPGTLYEPGLNHFRVGYGRRNLPQALNQLASYLATS; this comes from the coding sequence ATGCACCTGAAACCTTTTCGATTGGAGCGATATTTCGCCAAATATGAATTCACGGCTCCATTTCTGCTCTGTACCTCGGACAGCGAGAGCATGTCTCTGGGCGAACTGCTGGCCATGGAACCCGATGCCGAGCGGCGTTTCCAGGCGCTTTGGCTGGGCTACACGGAATCGCTTGGCGATCCTGAACTGCGGCGCGAAATCGCGGCGCTGTACGACACGGTATCCGCGGAGCATGTTCTTGTTCACGCCGGGGCTGAAGAGGCGATCTTCAACTTCATGCATGTCGCGCTGGAGCCGGGGGATCACGTCGTCGTGCATGCGCCGTATTATCAATCCCTGGGTGAGGTGGCCCTGAGTATTGGCGCGCATGTCGTCCCGTGGCGCGGCGATCCGGAGCGGGGCTGGGCCCTGGAGATCGACGACCTCGTGCCGCTGTTGACCCCGCGCACGAAATTGGTGGTGGTTAATTTCCCACACAATCCAACGGGCTTTCTGCCGTCCGCGGCATTTGTCGGGGAACTGGCCGCGCTGTCCAAACAGCATGGCTTCATCACCTTTGCCGATGAGGTCTACCGGGGCCTGGAGCTTGATCCTTCCCGTCGCTTGCCGGGCTTCGTGGACCTGGACGAACGGGCCGTCTCCCTGGGGGTGATGTCCAAGGCCTACGGCCTGGCCGGATTGCGCATCGGTTGGATTGCCACCCACGACAGGGAGCTGTATCGGAAAATGGCCGCCTTCAAGGACTACACCACCATCTGCAACAGCGCTCCCAGCGAGTTTCTGGCCGCCTTGGCGCTACGCAACGCCGCTGGGATCATCCAGCGGAACCTGGAAATCGTCCGCTCCAACCTGGATACTCTGGACGCCTTTTTCGCCGAACATGCCCGCTGGTTCGACTGGCAACGACCTCCTGCCGGTACGGTGGCCTTTCCGCGACTGAAAGGCACCGATGTGGACAGGTTCTGCGCCGATCTCGTGGAGCGGGCCGGGGTGCTGTTGCTTCCGGGAACACTGTATGAGCCGGGGTTGAACCATTTCCGGGTCGGATACGGTCGACGCAACCTGCCTCAGGCCTTGAACCAACTGGCTTCCTATCTGGCGACATCCTGA
- a CDS encoding glycine betaine uptake BCCT transporter, producing MFQDKVFLTSLVIVVVFVLAGVIDPAFLDRTSAALHGAIIAHFGWAYMLSGFFFLVFCLVLALSRYGEIKLGRDHEKPEYTYFGWFSMLFAAGMGIGLIFWGVAEPLSHYMDPPEFIQPETGQAATFAMRYSFFHWGLHPWAIYIVMSLGIAYFSFRRGMPPLISSCFYPMLGDRIYGPIGHFIDIMAVFATIFGIATSLGLGAIQINSGLEHLYGLPSSTGYTLLIILVTTLLFMVSAAVGLDKGIQTLSKTNILLAFVLLLFMLIAGPTSYILNVFTDTIGGYVGNVLEMSLAVNPFLGQEWYKNWTLFYWAWWIAWSPFVGIFVARISRGRTIREFVSGALLVPTLLTFVWFSVFGGASLFLELEQGTNIGMAVQNDVSTGLFLVFDHFPGALILSNAALVLLIVFFVTSADSATFVLGIMTSKGSPNPSLAKKITWGITQSSVAAILLVSGGLTALQRMAITAALPFNFVLLFMCYNIWKALASEARESRLRQYVETST from the coding sequence ATGTTCCAAGACAAGGTCTTTCTGACCTCGTTGGTCATTGTCGTCGTGTTCGTTCTTGCCGGGGTGATTGATCCGGCATTTCTGGACCGTACTTCCGCCGCCCTCCACGGGGCGATCATCGCCCATTTCGGCTGGGCGTACATGCTCTCCGGCTTTTTCTTCCTGGTGTTCTGCCTGGTCCTGGCTTTGAGCAGATACGGCGAGATCAAATTGGGGCGGGATCATGAAAAGCCCGAGTACACCTACTTCGGCTGGTTCAGCATGTTGTTCGCCGCTGGAATGGGCATCGGCCTGATTTTCTGGGGCGTGGCCGAACCCCTGAGTCACTACATGGACCCGCCGGAATTCATCCAGCCGGAAACCGGACAGGCGGCGACGTTCGCCATGCGCTACAGTTTCTTTCACTGGGGCCTGCATCCCTGGGCGATCTATATCGTGATGAGCCTGGGCATCGCCTATTTTTCCTTCCGTCGCGGCATGCCGCCCCTGATCAGTTCCTGCTTCTATCCCATGCTCGGCGACCGTATTTACGGTCCCATCGGCCACTTCATCGACATCATGGCCGTTTTCGCCACCATCTTCGGAATCGCCACCTCCCTGGGGCTTGGCGCGATCCAGATCAACAGCGGCCTGGAACACCTCTACGGCCTGCCTTCCTCCACCGGCTACACGCTGCTGATCATCCTGGTTACGACGCTTCTATTCATGGTTTCCGCCGCGGTGGGCCTGGACAAGGGCATTCAGACCCTGAGCAAGACCAATATCCTCCTGGCCTTTGTCCTGCTTCTGTTCATGCTGATCGCCGGACCGACCTCGTACATTCTCAATGTGTTTACCGACACCATCGGCGGATACGTGGGCAACGTGCTGGAAATGAGCCTGGCGGTGAATCCGTTCCTGGGACAGGAATGGTACAAGAACTGGACCCTGTTCTACTGGGCCTGGTGGATCGCCTGGTCGCCCTTCGTGGGCATCTTCGTGGCCAGGATTTCCCGTGGCCGGACCATCCGGGAGTTTGTCAGCGGAGCCCTGCTGGTGCCGACCTTGCTGACCTTTGTCTGGTTCAGCGTGTTCGGAGGGGCCTCGTTGTTCCTGGAGCTGGAACAAGGGACGAACATCGGCATGGCGGTCCAAAACGACGTGTCCACGGGCCTGTTTCTGGTCTTCGACCATTTTCCCGGCGCGCTGATCCTGTCCAACGCCGCCCTGGTACTGTTGATCGTCTTTTTCGTGACGTCGGCGGACTCGGCCACCTTTGTCCTGGGCATCATGACCAGCAAAGGATCGCCCAACCCCTCCCTGGCCAAGAAAATCACCTGGGGAATCACCCAATCCTCCGTTGCCGCCATCCTGCTCGTTTCCGGAGGCCTGACCGCCCTGCAACGCATGGCCATCACCGCAGCCCTGCCGTTCAACTTCGTCCTGCTGTTCATGTGCTACAACATCTGGAAGGCCCTGGCCTCCGAAGCACGGGAGAGCCGATTGCGGCAATACGTCGAGACGTCAACGTGA
- a CDS encoding universal stress protein, translating into MLKIIVQPVDLSESLTDVKIRSSFIERFGGREIVLVHVMNPGLGDKDMVQSRLAHLADELNQVGIQAKSVVTQGHVASEITRTAMELAADVIYLPASRKNVLVSSLLGSTTEDVIRLSDIPVFIHKQRPVLVRTEKVHNIVFATDFRKAASRVWLYVRMLGRFVSKLTILHVGERASDPDTEQLRRENVEMLLNELRAKFTDDFQEVALISRIGSPAKHIIDVVEQIQADLVVLGRLNEPFPSKLLGSTCSRVTSGVSSSVLLIP; encoded by the coding sequence ATGCTGAAAATAATTGTGCAGCCGGTGGACCTGAGCGAATCCCTCACTGATGTAAAGATCCGCTCATCATTCATCGAACGATTCGGCGGCCGGGAGATTGTTCTGGTCCATGTGATGAACCCCGGGCTCGGCGACAAGGACATGGTCCAGTCGCGATTGGCGCACCTTGCCGACGAGCTGAACCAGGTGGGCATCCAGGCCAAGTCCGTGGTCACGCAAGGTCATGTGGCCTCGGAGATCACCCGGACCGCCATGGAGTTGGCCGCGGACGTGATCTACCTGCCCGCCAGTCGAAAGAACGTCCTGGTTTCGTCATTATTAGGGAGCACGACCGAAGACGTCATCCGCCTTTCCGATATTCCGGTCTTCATTCACAAACAGCGCCCGGTGCTGGTCCGGACAGAGAAGGTTCACAATATTGTCTTTGCCACGGACTTTCGCAAAGCGGCGAGCCGGGTCTGGCTGTATGTGCGCATGCTGGGCCGTTTCGTTTCCAAGCTGACCATCCTCCATGTGGGCGAACGGGCCTCTGACCCGGACACGGAGCAGCTGCGCAGGGAAAACGTCGAAATGTTGCTCAATGAGCTGCGCGCAAAATTCACGGACGACTTCCAGGAAGTCGCCCTGATCTCCCGGATCGGCTCACCGGCCAAACACATCATTGATGTCGTCGAGCAGATCCAGGCCGATCTGGTCGTCCTGGGGCGACTCAATGAACCGTTCCCTTCCAAACTGCTCGGTTCCACCTGCTCTCGGGTCACATCCGGGGTGTCCAGTTCCGTTTTGCTGATTCCCTGA